In the genome of Raphanus sativus cultivar WK10039 chromosome 4, ASM80110v3, whole genome shotgun sequence, one region contains:
- the LOC130510964 gene encoding S-protein homolog 8-like codes for MNRLSCFLLTIGLCIGLSSAKWNEKNSVHFKNSLGRNNILKINCISNDDDLGFHFLRPGETYEFSFHDSVFKTEFFCDLWQGPNFKFHAGFTGYVGGGLIVHYGKKNFWDAREDGIYFTHGHKTPKLEYTWK; via the coding sequence ATGAATCGTCTCTCGTGTTTTCTTCTCACAATTGGATTGTGCATAGGTTTGAGCAGCGCAAAGTGGAATGAAAAAAACTCCGTGCACTTTAAGAACTCTCTTGGTCGAAACAATATTTTGAAGATTAATTGTATATCAAACGACGACGATCTAGGCTTCCACTTTCTACGACCTGGAGAAACCTACGAATTCAGTTTTCATGATAGTGTTTTTAAAACAGAATTCTTTTGTGACCTATGGCAAGGGCCAAATTTCAAGTTCCATGCAGGGTTCACTGGATATGTAGGTGGTGGTCTTATAGTTCATTATGGTAAAAAGAATTTTTGGGATGCTAGAGAAGATGGAATTTACTTCACACATGGCCACAAAACACCCAAGTTAGAATACACGTGGAAATAA